From Fervidobacterium gondwanense DSM 13020, a single genomic window includes:
- a CDS encoding ribonuclease HII, with translation MSKDKSIDYTIIGVDEAGRGPLFGPVVAAAVFLDDDVYIEGIDDSKKLSEKKRNELYEIIFSKAKFGIGLATPEEIDLYNIFHATELAMNRALELLSQFVEIKNVFVDGKNLKLNYPATCIVKGDGEIYQISTASILAKVTRDKIIKKFDLQFPQYKLSVHKGYPTEEHIELLKIYGPTPFHRLTFEPVTQILSIELLDSWLREGLISEERYKKVSSLLEVDLFGNLRKHRTHRKNK, from the coding sequence ATGAGTAAAGATAAATCTATCGATTATACAATAATAGGCGTTGACGAAGCTGGAAGAGGACCGCTCTTTGGACCTGTTGTTGCAGCGGCGGTTTTTCTCGATGATGATGTTTATATAGAAGGCATAGATGACAGTAAGAAGCTGTCCGAGAAAAAAAGAAACGAACTATACGAGATAATTTTTTCAAAAGCGAAGTTTGGAATAGGATTGGCAACACCAGAAGAAATTGATCTGTACAACATATTCCACGCAACGGAACTTGCTATGAACAGGGCACTTGAATTGCTTAGTCAATTTGTTGAAATAAAAAATGTCTTTGTTGACGGTAAGAATTTGAAATTGAACTATCCGGCAACTTGCATCGTGAAAGGCGATGGCGAAATTTATCAAATCTCCACTGCATCGATTCTGGCAAAAGTAACAAGGGACAAGATAATAAAGAAATTCGATTTGCAATTTCCACAATACAAGTTATCGGTACACAAAGGCTATCCAACAGAAGAACACATTGAATTGCTGAAAATTTACGGTCCAACACCTTTTCACAGATTAACTTTTGAACCGGTTACTCAGATATTATCGATAGAGCTTTTAGATTCATGGCTAAGAGAAGGTCTTATATCAGAAGAAAGATACAAGAAAGTTTCGAGTCTTTTGGAGGTGGATCTCTTTGGGAATCTCAGAAAACATCGAACACATCGAAAAAACAAATGA
- a CDS encoding DUF3242 domain-containing protein, giving the protein MRDIRKLLTAFVVLVIILILSSCSIPFIPEVPPSSYSLEAAVNVLSNKYTLLESGWINGFGDIQLGDGRFAIFDGVDGFFMLFKYESNEEAKENWNKITKKYGNPLKIKYMKVNMGDYGVFTVRLESTDLYAWFKENWLIVVTGDKIEGFVRDVNEIYNTVKR; this is encoded by the coding sequence ATGAGAGATATAAGAAAACTTCTAACAGCTTTTGTAGTTTTAGTGATCATTTTAATTCTTTCATCGTGCTCTATACCGTTCATTCCAGAAGTTCCTCCATCGAGCTATTCGTTAGAAGCGGCGGTCAACGTTCTTAGTAACAAGTACACACTGCTTGAGAGCGGTTGGATTAACGGTTTTGGAGATATTCAACTCGGAGATGGTCGTTTTGCTATTTTCGACGGTGTTGATGGATTTTTCATGCTATTCAAATACGAAAGTAATGAAGAAGCGAAAGAAAATTGGAACAAGATAACGAAAAAGTACGGTAATCCTTTGAAGATCAAGTACATGAAAGTAAACATGGGCGACTATGGAGTTTTCACTGTAAGGCTTGAGAGTACTGATCTGTACGCTTGGTTCAAAGAAAATTGGCTTATAGTTGTTACTGGTGACAAGATTGAAGGGTTTGTAAGGGATGTTAATGAAATATACAATACGGTAAAAAGGTAG
- a CDS encoding lipase family alpha/beta hydrolase yields the protein MIFCLSLFAIAFTSITYGAKYYVYYNSLVPIYISLTKIEPFFEYSKVVEYDWERPQAKIYEIRKPKNDAPSVLLIHGIDPNEIYGTWTRYKAIFRDSWTKILPEDYGLYFFIYPSLDIPLEESADALVREIENISKKFEENYDNASVRFNIYAHSMGGLLLRYALQEDEFKKHVNKIIFAGTPHIGSPLANFIVMNKSLLKLRKDWGFIKNVLIASNISGGYTYAPNYRYLMYGSRYPEVPNDVEFLNFAAVITQKADVMFENLVTTEMFSTTGLLFLKSVTDILFSDKQFTDNDGMVPIESATYYGKCEIFRGFDHADLVMSDIIIKKAIEYFYGEKVK from the coding sequence TTGATATTCTGTTTATCTTTATTTGCTATCGCTTTTACTTCAATTACTTACGGTGCAAAATATTATGTTTACTATAACTCACTTGTTCCGATCTACATATCATTAACGAAAATAGAGCCATTTTTTGAATACAGCAAAGTTGTAGAATACGATTGGGAGAGACCACAAGCTAAGATTTACGAGATAAGGAAACCGAAAAATGATGCACCTTCGGTACTGTTGATTCATGGAATTGATCCAAACGAGATATATGGGACGTGGACACGTTACAAAGCTATCTTCCGAGATTCTTGGACGAAAATATTGCCTGAAGACTATGGATTGTATTTTTTTATTTATCCCTCGTTGGACATACCATTAGAAGAAAGTGCAGATGCACTTGTCAGGGAAATTGAAAATATTTCCAAGAAGTTCGAAGAGAATTATGATAATGCGAGCGTTCGTTTCAATATATATGCCCACAGCATGGGCGGTTTACTTTTAAGATACGCATTACAAGAAGATGAATTCAAAAAACATGTAAACAAAATCATCTTTGCTGGTACACCGCATATCGGATCTCCTTTGGCAAATTTCATAGTCATGAACAAGAGTTTGCTTAAGCTCAGGAAAGACTGGGGATTTATAAAGAACGTGCTCATAGCTTCAAACATTTCGGGTGGATATACGTACGCACCGAATTATAGATATTTAATGTATGGTTCGAGATATCCAGAAGTACCAAATGATGTTGAATTTCTAAATTTTGCAGCTGTGATAACCCAAAAAGCTGATGTGATGTTTGAAAACCTTGTGACAACCGAAATGTTCTCAACGACAGGACTTCTATTTTTGAAATCGGTCACAGATATTTTATTTTCAGATAAGCAATTCACCGATAATGATGGAATGGTTCCAATTGAAAGCGCAACTTATTATGGAAAATGCGAGATTTTTAGAGGTTTCGACCATGCAGATCTCGTTATGAGTGATATAATAATCAAGAAGGCGATTGAATACTTTTATGGAGAAAAAGTTAAGTAA
- a CDS encoding TIGR00153 family protein, protein MQISFAKKEREVIAKLGELSRKTVEATSTLRSFFDCYFKNECDQKQNFFKDIKRIEHEADEIRRGIISDIYKGLFLPDMREVIHSLTEGIDKIVNKCESVSKIVDYQHPNVPEHLKEKIIGQLDCAVSAAQAFVTAVEKLFDNIDEVQHYVIEVERFEHNEDVIEEEVLRDIFSLQITLAEKMQLKELVINVGDIVDRTEDASDILEVLLLKLAY, encoded by the coding sequence ATGCAAATTTCATTCGCAAAGAAAGAACGTGAAGTTATTGCAAAGCTTGGAGAACTTTCAAGAAAAACAGTAGAAGCGACTTCTACTCTTAGAAGTTTTTTCGACTGTTATTTCAAAAACGAGTGTGATCAGAAGCAGAATTTTTTTAAAGACATAAAACGTATTGAGCATGAAGCTGATGAAATAAGGCGCGGGATTATATCTGATATATACAAAGGTCTATTTCTTCCGGATATGAGAGAAGTTATACACTCTCTTACCGAAGGTATAGATAAAATAGTCAACAAGTGCGAATCGGTAAGCAAAATTGTGGACTACCAACACCCGAATGTTCCAGAGCACCTTAAAGAGAAGATTATAGGACAACTTGATTGTGCAGTCAGCGCAGCGCAAGCTTTCGTTACTGCCGTCGAAAAGCTATTTGACAACATCGACGAAGTCCAGCATTATGTAATTGAGGTTGAAAGGTTTGAACACAATGAAGACGTAATCGAAGAAGAAGTTTTGAGGGATATATTCTCTTTGCAGATAACTTTGGCTGAAAAGATGCAGTTGAAGGAGCTCGTTATCAACGTTGGTGATATAGTCGATAGAACAGAAGATGCCTCGGATATATTGGAGGTATTGCTATTAAAACTCGCTTATTGA
- a CDS encoding RsmD family RNA methyltransferase — protein sequence MLKIETGELRGRAIETVPDPRTRYSSAILRRSLANMVDFQGKVCADICAGSGSVGFEMISNGAAHVTFVDTSKLSVATIKKNAINLGVENKVDIKKIDARRFLETHAGVFDIIYSDPPYELGIVRDILERVHAIMDVNSMFILQCSKRERPKESEISNLRIIKEKDYGDTLLLFFERL from the coding sequence ATGTTGAAAATCGAGACAGGTGAGCTTAGAGGGAGAGCAATAGAAACTGTTCCTGATCCAAGGACGCGGTATTCTTCGGCGATTCTTAGAAGAAGTCTTGCAAATATGGTTGATTTCCAAGGGAAAGTGTGTGCTGACATATGTGCAGGGAGCGGTTCTGTTGGGTTTGAGATGATAAGCAACGGTGCAGCGCATGTGACATTTGTTGATACTTCAAAATTATCTGTGGCAACGATTAAAAAGAATGCTATCAACCTTGGAGTTGAAAATAAAGTTGATATAAAGAAGATAGACGCACGCCGGTTTTTGGAAACACATGCCGGCGTTTTTGACATTATTTACTCTGATCCGCCTTACGAGCTGGGAATAGTACGCGATATACTCGAACGTGTTCATGCAATAATGGACGTGAATTCAATGTTTATCCTTCAGTGCTCTAAGAGAGAAAGACCTAAAGAAAGCGAGATAAGTAATTTAAGAATCATAAAAGAAAAGGATTACGGCGATACGCTCTTGCTATTTTTCGAAAGGTTATAA
- the rsmI gene encoding 16S rRNA (cytidine(1402)-2'-O)-methyltransferase, whose product MLGSDSIAGILYIVGTPIGNLKDITLRALEVLKDADLILSEDTRRTHNLLTHYGISKPLESFNEHNSHKKVDKVIELLKQGKNIAQVSDAGMPVVSDPGAILIKKCHEEGITVQVIPGPSALTSAVALSGFMGTHFYFIGFMPKDKNRRRLLRKIKDNELIERFVFFESPERLRKTLDDILKILGDCEVFIARELTKLHEESFRGTVTSALEHFKDVKGELTVVVQKVEGQENPEESKAIE is encoded by the coding sequence ATGTTGGGAAGTGATAGTATCGCGGGTATTCTGTACATTGTCGGCACACCGATCGGCAATTTGAAGGATATAACATTAAGGGCTTTGGAAGTGTTGAAAGATGCCGATTTGATACTTTCTGAAGACACGAGAAGGACTCATAATCTTCTAACACACTACGGAATATCTAAACCGCTGGAGTCTTTCAACGAGCATAATTCACATAAGAAGGTTGATAAGGTTATAGAGCTGCTAAAACAAGGAAAAAATATTGCCCAAGTATCAGATGCAGGAATGCCTGTGGTTTCGGACCCGGGAGCTATACTAATCAAAAAGTGCCATGAAGAAGGAATCACTGTTCAAGTAATTCCGGGACCGAGTGCATTGACAAGCGCTGTTGCGCTCAGCGGGTTTATGGGTACGCACTTCTACTTCATCGGATTCATGCCGAAAGACAAGAACAGAAGAAGGCTTTTGCGAAAGATAAAAGATAATGAATTGATAGAAAGATTCGTTTTTTTCGAAAGCCCTGAAAGGCTTAGAAAAACGCTTGATGATATACTGAAGATTTTGGGAGACTGCGAGGTTTTCATCGCAAGAGAGTTGACAAAACTACACGAAGAGAGCTTCAGAGGTACAGTGACGAGCGCACTCGAACATTTTAAAGATGTCAAAGGAGAATTGACCGTTGTTGTTCAGAAAGTAGAGGGTCAAGAGAATCCAGAAGAGTCAAAAGCTATTGAATGA
- a CDS encoding lipoate--protein ligase family protein: MYFFETYGFDGLKNMGIDVALGVFSEKLNDVILRFYTWKVPTLSLGKHQNSDDIDVDYLKENNFDLVRRPSGGRAVLHWDELTYSVVVPRNHELFETSVLELYNLISRLLIEGLRRLGYPVELTEGKKKASTHVCFQVPSTYEITMNGVKVVGSAQTRTQDYILQHGSIVLIPHDEVKHCFKSTKNLDIPLIGLYDYQHKPIEEIAESIRLSFESRFGKAKTLSKEMINEVMDNSENLIENFIVNVGK, from the coding sequence TTGTACTTTTTTGAAACGTACGGTTTTGATGGATTGAAGAACATGGGCATAGATGTTGCTTTAGGAGTGTTCTCTGAAAAATTAAACGATGTCATATTGCGCTTTTACACTTGGAAAGTTCCAACACTTTCTTTGGGAAAGCATCAAAATTCCGATGATATAGATGTGGACTATCTTAAAGAGAATAATTTTGATTTGGTTAGAAGACCTTCTGGCGGAAGGGCTGTACTACACTGGGATGAATTGACGTACTCTGTTGTAGTGCCAAGGAATCACGAGCTTTTCGAAACAAGTGTCCTCGAACTGTATAATCTGATTTCAAGGCTACTAATAGAAGGTTTGAGGCGCTTAGGGTATCCAGTTGAATTAACAGAGGGCAAAAAGAAAGCATCAACACATGTCTGCTTCCAAGTTCCATCGACGTACGAAATAACTATGAATGGTGTAAAGGTTGTTGGCAGCGCTCAGACAAGGACCCAGGATTACATCTTGCAACACGGCTCAATAGTTCTGATACCGCACGATGAGGTTAAGCACTGCTTCAAAAGTACGAAGAACTTGGATATACCTTTGATAGGTCTGTATGATTATCAGCACAAACCGATAGAAGAAATCGCAGAAAGCATAAGGTTGTCGTTTGAGTCTCGTTTTGGAAAGGCAAAGACACTTAGCAAAGAGATGATAAATGAAGTTATGGACAACTCGGAAAATCTGATTGAAAACTTTATAGTAAATGTTGGGAAGTGA
- a CDS encoding queuosine precursor transporter, with translation MERKERQGMIFTTLFITGIVVSNVIAAKVVKFGVFLFPASIISYTFTFIIANMVSDVIGKERSKFLVWMGFLAQATASGLILLGLFMPAASVDRGEAYRIILGMNWRFTLASLAAYGTSQFMNYYIFNSKRFKSAAVANLVSVLVAQFFDTVVFTLVAFLGVYNQLISMVLSQYVIKIIIVLVANPVFMLTKKMKG, from the coding sequence GTGGAACGAAAGGAAAGGCAAGGCATGATTTTTACTACGCTATTTATAACAGGTATTGTTGTTTCGAATGTTATCGCAGCGAAGGTTGTTAAGTTTGGTGTTTTCCTATTTCCAGCATCGATTATAAGTTATACATTCACATTCATAATTGCAAACATGGTCTCTGACGTGATTGGAAAGGAACGTTCAAAGTTCCTTGTTTGGATGGGATTCTTAGCACAAGCGACTGCAAGTGGATTGATTTTGCTCGGGCTCTTCATGCCTGCTGCTTCTGTCGACAGGGGAGAGGCTTACAGGATAATCTTGGGAATGAACTGGAGATTCACACTTGCGAGTTTAGCGGCGTATGGAACTTCACAATTCATGAATTATTACATATTCAATTCTAAGAGATTTAAGAGTGCAGCAGTAGCAAATCTTGTTTCAGTCCTCGTTGCTCAATTCTTTGATACAGTTGTTTTCACGCTTGTTGCGTTCCTCGGAGTGTACAATCAATTGATCTCTATGGTATTGTCTCAGTACGTAATAAAGATTATAATAGTATTAGTTGCAAATCCTGTTTTTATGCTCACCAAAAAGATGAAAGGGTGA
- the speD gene encoding adenosylmethionine decarboxylase, with protein MKSLGRHIIAEFYDCDKEILDSIDGIEFHMKQAAYETGATIVNSSFHRFLPYGVSGVVIISESHLTIHTWPEYGYAAVDLFTCGDHVDPWKAFSYLKKVFRSQRAHVVEHVRGRYDEVGIPENAPHKTVIEEEKIAVSL; from the coding sequence ATGAAAAGCTTGGGAAGACATATCATAGCCGAATTCTACGACTGTGACAAGGAAATACTTGACAGCATCGATGGTATCGAGTTTCACATGAAACAAGCAGCATACGAGACTGGTGCCACAATAGTTAACTCTTCTTTTCACCGGTTCCTCCCCTACGGAGTGAGCGGTGTGGTCATAATAAGCGAGTCGCACTTAACAATTCACACATGGCCAGAGTACGGTTATGCAGCTGTTGACCTATTTACCTGCGGTGACCACGTTGACCCATGGAAAGCATTTAGCTATCTCAAAAAGGTATTCAGATCACAAAGAGCTCATGTAGTTGAACACGTAAGAGGAAGATACGACGAAGTAGGCATCCCCGAAAACGCACCGCACAAGACTGTAATCGAAGAAGAAAAGATAGCAGTAAGCTTGTAA